The genomic interval TTAGATCTCCCCACCTAGGCCATAGTGCTTGGCATCATCTGTCAGATATACACATTGGGGTCACCTTCCCTTAGACCTGGGTGGGCCACCAGACCAGTGTTCTTTCTGAAATGGAGGTACTCCATTCTTCCCCTTTCCAGGAAAGCGAAGATGATGCTGGATGACATTGTATCTCGGGGTCGTGGGGGGCCCCCAGGACAGTTCCATGACAGTGCCAACGGGGGCCAGAATGGCACCGTGCAGGAGATCATGATCCCCGCGGGGAAGGCTGGCCTGGTCATTGGCAAGGGCGGGGAGACCATCAAGcagctgcaggtgaggggtggtatCCCAGACAGGAGGGTCCCTGGTCCCAGCAGAGTATTTCTTCTTGTGTCTGCAGCCCAACCCATTCCCTGCTGGCTTCTGTGCCAGATGTTTTTATCCTTTTGCATCATGCCTACCTCCTGCTTGCATAGCCCCAAAAATTTCTCTGAAAGCCTAGCACTAACTGTTGACATTGCTTGTAAAGGAACGAGCTGGTGTGAAGATGATTTTAATTCAGGATGGTTCCCAGAACACGAATGTGGACAAGCCTCTTCGGATCATTGGGGACCCTTATAAAGTGCAGGTGGGTGCACTGAGGGGGTAGGGGATTCTGGAGAGGCCTGCGGGTGGGTGGGACCAGTGACCTAGGATGTGCGCTCCCACAGATTTGTGCAAACGGGCATAGTATGGAAAAGTTTTCAAGATTACTGGCTTTGAAGTCAGGTCTGACTTTCTGTTTTATCTGGAAAACAGCTGTTGGCAATGCCTGCCCATTAGGCAGATGAAGAGCTTAACGGGGTGCTGTGTTGGGCCCAGCAGAGGTCTGCGGTCCTTTGCTAAGGCCCATGTCCTCTTCGGGGGGCTCTGGAAGGGTACTATGGGGCACCAGAGCTTGCTCACAGGGACTGTGCCCTATGTGTTTGTAGCAAGCTTGTGAGATGGTCATGGACATCCTCCGGGAACGTGACCAAGGCGGCTTTGGAGACCGGAATGAGTATGGATCTCGGATTGGCGGAGGCATTGATGTGAGTAGGGTGAGGGGTGGGCTCCTTGAGGACATTGGGCAGCAGAGCTGCAGGGCAGAACCACTGACTTTGTCTTACCTCAGGTGCCAGTGCCCAGGCATTCTGTTGGTGTGGTCATCGGCCGGAGTGGAGAAATGATTAAGAAGATCCAGAACGACGCTGGTGTGCGGATACAGTTTAAACAAGGTTAGGGCCTAGCGCAGGAGAGGTTGGGGCAGTGTGGGTGTGTTGGCCAGCTCTGTCTCTCAGGGTCAGTTGACAGGTCCCCTGCCACCAGGTGCCCTCCCCTGGGAGGAAAGCTCTGAGTAGCTTGGCACCATGGTCAATCCGTTTACTCTCTTTGGAATGCTTCCTTTCTACCAGTCTAGCTGTGGAACATGCCCTCTCTTCCCTCTGAAACAGCCACGTGAGAATTGCTGATGTGTGGTCTTTCCAAGTCCAAATGGAATGCAATATATTTCCCTTTTCCCATCAAATCCACCCCATTTCAGGCCAGTCCTCCATCAAATAGCCCACCTGATCAGGCAGCTTGGGCAATGTGTAAGTAGGGTCAGGTCATTTGGCCTCAGCTCTGGCCAGTGGTGTGCAAAGACTGAACAGCCTGTGGGAAGAGCAGGGGCCCTCTATTGCTTTTCAGAGATGTgttgttgttacttttttttttttctttttttgtagagacagtctcactttatcacccttggtagagtgctatggcgtcacagctcacagcaatctccaactcctgggctaggcgattctcttgcctccctagtagctgggactataggcacccgccacaacgcctggctatttttgttgttagttgttgcagtttggccggggccgggttcaaacctgccacccttggtatatggggccgacgccctacccacagagccacaggcgctgcccattccCCAAATATTTTCAGTCTTCAATTGATTAAACGCATGGATGTGGAGTCCATGGATATGAAGGGCCAACTCTCCCAATATTGGGTCGCGTGAAATAGTCATTTTGTCTGTGTCATTATGTAATGAACctaccatcctcggtatatgcggccggcaccccactcactgagccacaggcgctgtctacttttgtttttgggggtttttttggagacatagtttcactttgtcgcctccAGTAGAGTTCTGCGATGTCAGCAAaatcttggctcaagcaattctcttgcctcatctcccaagtagctgggactacaggtgctggccacaacacccagctattttttagagatagggtctcgctctagctcaggttggtctcgaacctgtgagctcaggcagtctactcACCTTgtccccccagagtgctaggcatgagccaccacgcccacccAAGTTGTTACTTCTGTGAAACTCACTAGTTAGATCAGGGGTATCAAATGCTGGAAGAAGCCTCAAGCAACCTCCTAGCTTGGCTGCCCCTTCCTAGGTACTAAGGAAGTGGGGTCCAGGGAACCACACACTTGAGTCTGGAATGCCACATTACACAGTGTGGCATGGCAAGAGTCTGCTCTGAAGTGGCGATGTGACAGGGGATTGGAGAttggcttttcttttaaattagtctctctctgttctcttggTGCTGGCTTCAGATGACGGGACAGGTCCTGAGAAGATTGCCCACATAATGGGGCCCCCAGACAGGTGTGAGCATGCTGCACGGATCATCAATGATCTCCTTCAGAGCCTCAGGGTAGGGCCTGGAGCGTGCTGGGAGGCAGGGAAGTGCTGGGGGGAGACTAGCACAGTCCACCCAGAGATTCTCCAGAGCCAGGCTGGCTCCTCATGTTCACTCTCCTCCTTCCTGTCTAACAGAGTGGTCCCCCAGGCCCTCCAGGAGGTCCCGGCATGCCCCCAGGGGGCCGGGGCCGAGGAAGAGGCCAAGGCAACTGGGGTCCCCCTGGTGGGGAGATGACTTTCTCCATCCCCACTCACAAGTGTGGGCTGGTCATTGGCCGAGGTGAGTGGCCCCTCTGTACCCTGTGCCCCCCAACCCACTAGGTGTCCTCCCCCGACTCTCTCTTCATAGTCAGTAACTCACTGCAGGTGGCGAgaatgtgaaagccataaaccAGCAGACAGGCGCCTTCGTAGAGATCTCCCGGCAGCTGCCACCCAATGGGGACCCCAACTTCAAATTGTTCATCATCCGGGGCTCACCTCAGCAGATTGACCACGCCAAGCAGCTCATTGAGGAGAAAATCGAGGTGGGCTCCAGGAGGGTGTCAGGTGCTTGGGCTACACACCCTGCTCCCTTTTTGCTCACCatctttgcttttccttccctccaggGTCCTCTTTGTCCAGTGGGACCAGGTCCTGGGGGACCAGGCCCTGCAGGCCCAATGGGGCCCTTCAATCCCGGGCCCTTCAACCAGGGACCGCCAGGGGCTCCCCCTCAGTGAGTATTTTTCTCAGCTCTCTGCGCTTTGGGGTATAGGGGTTACCCTGCTAGCCACGGGGTTTATAGGGCACATTTCCAGTTATATCCCCAAGAGAAGCCCAGCTCTTCTTCCAAAGCTCTGCTTTTTGGGACCTAGTCCAGCCTGTTTTtgtagaaattaatgaaataggtGATTGTCGTTGGTCATGGTGTTTTCCCTGTAAGTCACAGATAGCATTTTGTGCATAGTGAATTTGGGGACTTGCATCTTATATCCTTGAGAATCAACACGATTTCCATCCTTTGCTTTGCTGTGCTGTGTGTGGCATGTCTTCCCTGGACACACTGTTGAGCTGAGTAGTCTAGGCTTCTAGCATGCACCCATCCCTAGCCCCTGGCTGGGCAGCTACGGCCACTCCAGCACCTCTGCTCACATGTCCCCTTTCTTCTCTGATTCTGTAGTGCCGGGGGGCCCCCTCCTCACCAGTACCCACCCCAGGGATGGGGCAACACCTATCCCCAGTGGCAACCGCCTGCGCCTCATGACCCAAGTAAGTGGTAGGGGCCCTCTGGTGAGAGTGGGGCTTGGTTCCTGCTCCCACCCCCTTAGCCTGGACTCACCTTCCTCCTTCAGGCAAAGCGGCTGCTGCAGCCGCAGACCCCAATGCTGCTTGGGCCGCCTACTACTCACACTACTACCAGCAGCCCCCAGGCCCTGTGCCAGGCCCAGCGCCAGCCCCCGCAGCCCCACCTGCTCAGGGTGAGCCCCCTCAGCCCCCGCCCACCGGCCAGTCAGACTACACTAAGGCCTGGGAAGAGTACTACAAAAAGATCGGTAAGTCTGCAGTGTGGCTGGAATGGGGTTCAGTTCTGCCTGAGAGGGGTGCCCTCTGACTTTCCCGGGTGCCCCAATAGGCCAGCAGCCCCAGCAGCCTGGAGCGCCCCCACAGCAGGACTACACAAAGGCTTGGGAGGAGTACTACAAGAAGCAGGGTGAGCAGCCACCCATGCTAGGGTGCTGGGGGGCAAGTAGTGCTTATCCACAACCCCTCACACACCCCTGTCTACCCATAGCACAAGTGGCCACCAGTGGGGGTCCTGGAGCACCCCCAGGCTCCCAGCCAGACTACAGTGCTGCCTGGGCTGAGTATTACAGACAGCAGGCCGCTTACTACGGACAGACACCAGGTCCTGGCGGCCCCCAGCCACCTCCCACACAGCAGGGACAGCAGCAGGCAAGTGGGAATtgccaccctcctcctcctcctttttccttccaaCCCCCGGCCACCGTCCATCCTGCCTTAGTGGGTAGTGCCGGAAATCCCTTCCCCTGCGGGGTGTGCCCTTGATGCCTGCAGCTGGGGCCATGTGGCCAGAGGTCTCCAGGAGCCCCCACGCACCGCCGGGGGAGTGTATGCTGGGTCCAGAGGTTAAATGAAGAAGCCTCCCTCCACCAGCTGCTTGTTCCTGTGTACCACTGTCATGATGctgggagagagagcaagacaCAGGCGGAACTTTGGAACTGCTGGGTagtcctggggtgggggcaggcagaCAGCTCAGACGGGGGTCCATCCCGGCTGCTGGTTCACCTGCAATCTGGCCACTTGGGAAGAAAacgtcttatttttttccccttctcagcatcacttctttgtttttttgtttttattctttcttttgtttaaacccaccatcttttttctcaaaaagaagTGTCCAAGTGACTGTTGCAGGCGGCCAGGCTCTGGCAGGGACAAGGGGCTGGCCCAGGAGCCCTGCCCTGCGGGGCTCGGCCTCCGCTCGCGCTCGCCTCGTGTCCCAGTCTTGTCTGTGAAGTGGGCATGAAGATCGTTGCCACCTTCCAACCTACCTCACAGGGGTGTTGTGGGGACACCGTGATCTCTGAAATTGTTCATGTTGTGATGCGCCGGGAGCTGTCCGCCTTCCTGAAGACAGAGGGCACCCCCTTCCCTCCAACCCTAAGCGTGCTTCTCTTATCTCCCCTCTCTGCCTCTACCCCTCTGAGGCCTTGCTTCTCTCCTCTGCTGTcctgtccttcctcctccatCAAGGAGCAGAGTGCGACTGCAGCCAAGTCCCCTGAGCACTTGACTAGACAGTTAACAAGCAGCATCCTTCCAGCTTGAGCCAGCTGACGTTTGGGAGGGGCTTCTGGCCCCTGTGCTCATGGGTGTTCCAGCCCCTCCTCTTCCACCACCCCCTAGTTTCCTACCCTCCCCTCCTGTAGTGACCAATTCCTATCTTTTCCCTCTCCGCAGGCTCAATGAATCGAATGAATGTGaacttcttcatctgtgaaaaatctttattttttttttccattttgttctgtttgggggctttttttttctggtttttgtttgtttggcgaGAGAGCGATGGCTGCTATAGGGGGTGCCAGGGGAGCCCTCCAGCGAGCAGCTCGCAGGGAGTGGCAGGGGCGTGCCCGGCTCTCACTCTCTCGTTCATTCTGTGCGTCTCACatgctttttctttcaaaattgagaTCCTTCATGTTGAGCCAGCCATAGAAGATAGCGAGAACTaaatctctgccaaaaaaaatttaaagttaaaaatacaaagagcaaaacaaaacttataaaattatatatatatatataaataaaaatctatactccccacccccagccttccCAAAACTGCCTCTCTGAGGATAAAGCAATTCATTTTTTCTCTACCACCCTTGGCcctcttgtttttaaaataaacttttaaaaagtaaaaaaagtcactcttgctatttctttttcttagttaGAGTTGGAACATTCCTTGGACCAGGTGTTGGTATTTCAGGacccctcctcccccagcagCCAAGcccctctctttttttcctcctcctcccaccctggctCAGCTCCCTGCACCCTACCCGTCCCCCCTCCCAGGACTGGTCTGATCTGTTGTCTTTTCATCTGTTCAAGAGgagattgaaattgaaaacaaaatgagaacaaaacaaaaaaaaattgtatggcagtttttactttttatcgcTCGTTTTTAACTtcacaaataaatgataacaaAATCTCCCCGTGTCTGCTGGGTGCTGTCTGTCTCCCTATCTCTTTCCC from Nycticebus coucang isolate mNycCou1 chromosome 3, mNycCou1.pri, whole genome shotgun sequence carries:
- the KHSRP gene encoding far upstream element-binding protein 2 isoform X4, which codes for MSDYSAGGPPPGPPPPAGGGGGAGGSGGGPPPGPPGTGDRGGGGPSGGGPGGGSAGGPSQPPGGGGPGIRKDAFADAVQRARQIAAKIGGDAATTVNNSTPDFGFGGQKRQLEDGDQPESKKLASQGDSISSQLGPIHPPPRTSMTEEYRVPDGMVGLIIGRGGEQINKIQQDSGCKVQISPDSGGLPERSVSLTGAPESVQKAKMMLDDIVSRGRGGPPGQFHDSANGGQNGTVQEIMIPAGKAGLVIGKGGETIKQLQERAGVKMILIQDGSQNTNVDKPLRIIGDPYKVQQACEMVMDILRERDQGGFGDRNEYGSRIGGGIDVPVPRHSVGVVIGRSGEMIKKIQNDAGVRIQFKQDDGTGPEKIAHIMGPPDRCEHAARIINDLLQSLRSGPPGPPGGPGMPPGGRGRGRGQGNWGPPGGEMTFSIPTHKCGLVIGRGGENVKAINQQTGAFVEISRQLPPNGDPNFKLFIIRGSPQQIDHAKQLIEEKIEGPLCPVGPGPGGPGPAGPMGPFNPGPFNQGPPGAPPHAGGPPPHQYPPQGWGNTYPQWQPPAPHDPSKAAAAAADPNAAWAAYYSHYYQQPPGPVPGPAPAPAAPPAQGEPPQPPPTGQSDYTKAWEEYYKKIGQQPQQPGAPPQQDYTKAWEEYYKKQAQVATSGGPGAPPGSQPDYSAAWAEYYRQQAAYYGQTPGPGGPQPPPTQQGQQQAQ
- the KHSRP gene encoding far upstream element-binding protein 2 isoform X1, translated to MSDYSAGGPPPGPPPPAGGGGGAGGSGGGPPPGPPGTGDRGGGGPSGGGPGGGSAGGPSQPPGGGGPGIRKDAFADAVQRARQIAAKIGGDAATTVNNSTPDFGFGGQKRQLEDGDQPESKKLASQGDSISSQLGPIHPPPSVSLCRTSMTEEYRVPDGMVGLIIGRGGEQINKIQQDSGCKVQISPDSGGLPERSVSLTGAPESVQKAKMMLDDIVSRGRGGPPGQFHDSANGGQNGTVQEIMIPAGKAGLVIGKGGETIKQLQERAGVKMILIQDGSQNTNVDKPLRIIGDPYKVQQACEMVMDILRERDQGGFGDRNEYGSRIGGGIDVPVPRHSVGVVIGRSGEMIKKIQNDAGVRIQFKQDDGTGPEKIAHIMGPPDRCEHAARIINDLLQSLRSGPPGPPGGPGMPPGGRGRGRGQGNWGPPGGEMTFSIPTHKCGLVIGRGGENVKAINQQTGAFVEISRQLPPNGDPNFKLFIIRGSPQQIDHAKQLIEEKIEGPLCPVGPGPGGPGPAGPMGPFNPGPFNQGPPGAPPHAGGPPPHQYPPQGWGNTYPQWQPPAPHDPSKAAAAAADPNAAWAAYYSHYYQQPPGPVPGPAPAPAAPPAQGEPPQPPPTGQSDYTKAWEEYYKKIGQQPQQPGAPPQQDYTKAWEEYYKKQAQVATSGGPGAPPGSQPDYSAAWAEYYRQQAAYYGQTPGPGGPQPPPTQQGQQQASGNCHPPPPPFSFQPPATVHPALVGSAGNPFPCGVCP
- the KHSRP gene encoding far upstream element-binding protein 2 isoform X3 — encoded protein: MSDYSAGGPPPGPPPPAGGGGGAGGSGGGPPPGPPGTGDRGGGGPSGGGPGGGSAGGPSQPPGGGGPGIRKDAFADAVQRARQIAAKIGGDAATTVNNSTPDFGFGGQKRQLEDGDQPESKKLASQGDSISSQLGPIHPPPSVSLCRTSMTEEYRVPDGMVGLIIGRGGEQINKIQQDSGCKVQISPDSGGLPERSVSLTGAPESVQKAKMMLDDIVSRGRGGPPGQFHDSANGGQNGTVQEIMIPAGKAGLVIGKGGETIKQLQERAGVKMILIQDGSQNTNVDKPLRIIGDPYKVQQACEMVMDILRERDQGGFGDRNEYGSRIGGGIDVPVPRHSVGVVIGRSGEMIKKIQNDAGVRIQFKQDDGTGPEKIAHIMGPPDRCEHAARIINDLLQSLRSGPPGPPGGPGMPPGGRGRGRGQGNWGPPGGEMTFSIPTHKCGLVIGRGGENVKAINQQTGAFVEISRQLPPNGDPNFKLFIIRGSPQQIDHAKQLIEEKIEGPLCPVGPGPGGPGPAGPMGPFNPGPFNQGPPGAPPHAGGPPPHQYPPQGWGNTYPQWQPPAPHDPSKAAAAAADPNAAWAAYYSHYYQQPPGPVPGPAPAPAAPPAQGEPPQPPPTGQSDYTKAWEEYYKKIGQQPQQPGAPPQQDYTKAWEEYYKKQAQVATSGGPGAPPGSQPDYSAAWAEYYRQQAAYYGQTPGPGGPQPPPTQQGQQQAQ
- the KHSRP gene encoding far upstream element-binding protein 2 isoform X2, which translates into the protein MSDYSAGGPPPGPPPPAGGGGGAGGSGGGPPPGPPGTGDRGGGGPSGGGPGGGSAGGPSQPPGGGGPGIRKDAFADAVQRARQIAAKIGGDAATTVNNSTPDFGFGGQKRQLEDGDQPESKKLASQGDSISSQLGPIHPPPRTSMTEEYRVPDGMVGLIIGRGGEQINKIQQDSGCKVQISPDSGGLPERSVSLTGAPESVQKAKMMLDDIVSRGRGGPPGQFHDSANGGQNGTVQEIMIPAGKAGLVIGKGGETIKQLQERAGVKMILIQDGSQNTNVDKPLRIIGDPYKVQQACEMVMDILRERDQGGFGDRNEYGSRIGGGIDVPVPRHSVGVVIGRSGEMIKKIQNDAGVRIQFKQDDGTGPEKIAHIMGPPDRCEHAARIINDLLQSLRSGPPGPPGGPGMPPGGRGRGRGQGNWGPPGGEMTFSIPTHKCGLVIGRGGENVKAINQQTGAFVEISRQLPPNGDPNFKLFIIRGSPQQIDHAKQLIEEKIEGPLCPVGPGPGGPGPAGPMGPFNPGPFNQGPPGAPPHAGGPPPHQYPPQGWGNTYPQWQPPAPHDPSKAAAAAADPNAAWAAYYSHYYQQPPGPVPGPAPAPAAPPAQGEPPQPPPTGQSDYTKAWEEYYKKIGQQPQQPGAPPQQDYTKAWEEYYKKQAQVATSGGPGAPPGSQPDYSAAWAEYYRQQAAYYGQTPGPGGPQPPPTQQGQQQASGNCHPPPPPFSFQPPATVHPALVGSAGNPFPCGVCP
- the KHSRP gene encoding far upstream element-binding protein 2 isoform X5, coding for MSDYSAGGPPPGPPPPAGGGGGAGGSGGGPPPGPPGTGDRGGGGPSGGGPGGGSAGGPSQPPGGGGPGIRKDAFADAVQRARQIAAKIGGDAATTVNNSTPDFGFGGQKRQLEDGDQPESKKLASQGDSISSQLGPIHPPPRTSMTEEYRVPDGMVGLIIGRGGEQINKIQQDSGCKVQISPDSGGLPERSVSLTGAPESVQKAKMMLDDIVSRGRGGPPGQFHDSANGGQNGTVQEIMIPAGKAGLVIGKGGETIKQLQERAGVKMILIQDGSQNTNVDKPLRIIGDPYKVQQACEMVMDILRERDQGGFGDRNEYGSRIGGGIDVPVPRHSVGVVIGRSGEMIKKIQNDAGVRIQFKQDDGTGPEKIAHIMGPPDRCEHAARIINDLLQSLRSGPPGPPGGPGMPPGGRGRGRGQGNWGPPGGEMTFSIPTHKCGLVIGRGGENVKAINQQTGAFVEISRQLPPNGDPNFKLFIIRGSPQQIDHAKQLIEEKIEGPLCPVGPGPGGPGPAGPMGPFNPGPFNQGPPGAPPHAGGPPPHQYPPQGWGNTYPQWQPPAPHDPSKAAAAAADPNAAWAAYYSHYYQQPPGPVPGPAPAPAAPPAQGEPPQPPPTGQSDYTKAWEEYYKKIGQQPQQPGAPPQQDYTKAWEEYYKKQAQVATSGGPGAPPGSQPDYTAKPLSFFPPPPTLAQLPAPYPSPLPGLV